Proteins encoded in a region of the bacterium genome:
- a CDS encoding VacJ family lipoprotein — MKPRSARHLVVLLAFVLLLAPAANCRGEEPVVRPDGSETPAAPDNAATDLREPSFGEETPPVRIADPIEPVNRGIFFVNDKLYRWVFKPVAKGYRYAVPEAARVAVRNFFSNLGTPIRAANTLLQGKFKATGTELARFTINSTIGMAGLIDAAKEWKLHREEGDTGQTLGVYGLGHGMYLVLPVLGPSSARDAVGLVGDAFLDPLSYLPTAEESVGARVFRSESDLSFRFEAYDELVGGAVDPYLAVRDAYLQNREKRVKE, encoded by the coding sequence GTGAAACCCCGAAGCGCTCGCCATCTCGTGGTGCTTCTTGCCTTCGTCCTCCTTCTTGCCCCAGCGGCGAATTGCCGCGGGGAGGAACCCGTCGTGCGGCCGGACGGATCGGAAACCCCGGCTGCACCGGACAACGCGGCGACGGACCTCCGGGAGCCCTCCTTCGGGGAGGAGACTCCCCCCGTCCGGATCGCGGACCCGATCGAGCCGGTCAACCGCGGGATCTTCTTCGTGAACGACAAGCTGTACCGATGGGTCTTCAAGCCGGTGGCGAAGGGGTACCGGTACGCGGTTCCCGAGGCGGCGCGCGTCGCCGTCCGCAACTTCTTTTCCAACCTGGGCACCCCGATCCGGGCCGCGAACACCCTCCTGCAGGGAAAGTTCAAGGCGACCGGAACCGAGCTGGCCCGATTCACCATCAACTCCACGATCGGCATGGCGGGACTGATCGACGCCGCGAAGGAGTGGAAGCTCCATCGGGAGGAGGGGGATACCGGGCAGACGCTCGGGGTGTACGGCCTGGGCCACGGCATGTACCTCGTCCTGCCGGTCCTCGGACCCTCGAGCGCCCGTGACGCCGTCGGCCTGGTGGGAGACGCGTTCCTCGACCCCCTGTCCTACCTGCCGACCGCGGAGGAGTCCGTCGGCGCCCGCGTCTTCCGTTCGGAGTCCGACCTCTCCTTCCGCTTCGAAGCGTACGACGAGCTGGTCGGCGGCGCCGTCGACCCGTACCTCGCCGTCCGTGACGCCTATCTGCAGAATCGCGAGAAGCGCGTGAAGGAGTGA
- a CDS encoding epoxyqueuosine reductase, giving the protein MEKTVRDEIVRFVLESPGNRRREGEGRYFDEPLVGFASAADPLFTEYKRIIGPFHRTPAEWMTTDSGASDVRRGTVICWILPIATTTRESNRKERTWPSREWAHTRNYGEMFNRLLHMHVVGYLSGRGHRAIAPQHSAGWKRIEDASLGIASTWSERHAAYAAGLGTFSLNDGLITERGIAHRCGSVITDLVLSPTERSGTDPRGNCLYYRDGSCGICIDRCPAGALSRGGHDKQKCSEYLHGDIPRAVGERFNVSEIGCGLCQTMVPCEGLIPRGTGRPG; this is encoded by the coding sequence ATGGAGAAGACCGTGCGGGACGAAATCGTTCGCTTCGTGCTGGAGAGCCCCGGGAATCGGCGCCGGGAGGGAGAAGGGCGCTATTTCGACGAACCGCTGGTCGGATTCGCGTCCGCCGCGGACCCCCTCTTCACGGAATACAAGAGGATCATCGGTCCCTTTCATCGGACGCCTGCGGAATGGATGACGACGGATTCGGGCGCGTCGGATGTCCGCCGGGGAACGGTCATCTGCTGGATCCTCCCCATCGCCACGACGACGCGGGAGAGCAACCGGAAGGAACGTACGTGGCCTTCCAGAGAGTGGGCGCATACAAGGAATTACGGCGAGATGTTCAACCGCCTGCTGCACATGCACGTGGTCGGATATCTCTCGGGACGCGGGCACCGGGCGATCGCTCCGCAGCATTCCGCGGGATGGAAGCGGATCGAAGACGCCTCCCTGGGAATCGCCTCCACGTGGTCGGAGCGCCACGCCGCCTATGCCGCGGGCCTGGGCACCTTCAGCCTCAACGACGGGCTGATCACCGAGCGGGGGATCGCCCACCGTTGCGGTAGCGTGATCACCGACCTGGTCCTTTCCCCCACGGAACGGTCCGGCACGGATCCCCGGGGAAATTGCCTGTACTACCGGGACGGAAGTTGTGGAATATGCATCGACCGGTGTCCCGCTGGAGCGCTTTCCCGGGGAGGGCACGACAAACAGAAGTGCAGCGAATACCTTCACGGGGATATTCCGCGCGCGGTCGGGGAACGCTTCAACGTGTCCGAAATCGGGTGCGGTCTCTGCCAGACGATGGTCCCCTGCGAGGGGTTGATCCCGCGAGGGACGGGCCGACCGGGATAA
- a CDS encoding NADH:flavin oxidoreductase, protein METRLFREGSINGITLKNRIVRSATWEGMCDGDGNPTERLIDLYRALCRGGVGLIISGYTYVRADGKEMPGTMGIHSDDRIPALNRLTRAVHEEGGRIFCQLFHGGGRASAKEAGVRLLAPSGGKDATSPESPRAMSVQDIHELVTAFADGAGRARRAGFDGVQLHGAHGYLINQFLSPLTNARTDAFGGTLENRIRFLREVYDAVRREVGPSWPVAIKLTASDNVPGGFPLEEGAAVARSLEAWGIDAIEVSSGTRDSGEEGPARRKIDSPEREAYNAPLARRIKAEVKVPVIVVGGFRSLEVCEAVLENKGADFIALSRPFIREPDLVRKWEADRTHRARCISCNGCFRPGVTEGGIRCVQAEKERNPKAPSP, encoded by the coding sequence TTGGAAACTCGACTTTTCCGCGAAGGATCGATCAACGGGATCACCCTGAAGAACCGGATCGTCCGGAGCGCCACCTGGGAAGGGATGTGTGACGGCGACGGAAACCCCACGGAACGCCTGATCGATCTCTATCGCGCCCTCTGCCGGGGCGGCGTCGGCCTGATCATTTCCGGCTACACGTACGTCCGGGCGGACGGCAAGGAGATGCCCGGAACCATGGGCATCCACTCCGACGACCGGATCCCCGCATTGAACCGGCTGACGCGGGCGGTCCACGAGGAGGGGGGGCGGATCTTCTGCCAACTGTTCCACGGGGGCGGGAGGGCGAGCGCGAAGGAGGCCGGCGTCCGACTCCTGGCCCCTTCCGGCGGGAAGGATGCGACCTCTCCCGAATCGCCGAGAGCGATGAGCGTACAGGATATCCACGAGCTTGTAACCGCCTTCGCCGACGGCGCCGGAAGAGCCAGGCGGGCGGGATTCGACGGAGTCCAGTTGCACGGGGCCCACGGATACCTGATCAACCAGTTTCTTTCCCCGCTGACCAACGCGCGCACGGACGCCTTCGGCGGAACGCTCGAAAACCGGATCCGTTTTCTGCGGGAAGTGTACGATGCCGTGCGCCGGGAGGTCGGCCCATCCTGGCCCGTGGCGATCAAGCTCACCGCCTCCGACAACGTCCCGGGCGGCTTTCCGTTGGAGGAGGGCGCGGCGGTGGCCCGGAGCCTCGAAGCGTGGGGGATCGACGCGATCGAGGTGAGTTCCGGAACCCGGGATTCGGGAGAGGAAGGGCCGGCGCGCCGGAAAATCGACTCGCCGGAACGGGAAGCCTACAACGCTCCCCTGGCGCGGCGAATCAAGGCGGAAGTCAAGGTCCCGGTCATCGTCGTCGGGGGCTTCCGCTCCCTGGAAGTTTGCGAAGCCGTCCTGGAAAACAAGGGCGCGGATTTCATCGCACTCTCCCGGCCGTTCATCCGGGAGCCGGACCTCGTCCGCAAGTGGGAGGCGGACCGGACGCACCGCGCCCGTTGCATATCCTGCAACGGCTGCTTCCGCCCCGGGGTCACGGAAGGGGGCATCCGGTGCGTACAGGCGGAAAAGGAGAGGAATCCCAAGGCGCCCTCTCCCTGA
- a CDS encoding FAD-dependent oxidoreductase, whose product MAAYEYDLGILGGGAAGLTAAAGSAQFGAKTVLIEKAKKLGGDCLHFGCVPSKTLIRTAGVWSLARRAKEFGLPEIALPPISLAAVMARVRSVVDTIQEHDSPERFRRLGAEVRFGEPRFVDDHTVSVGGDRLTARAWIIATGSGPALPPVEGIDAVPYWTNETVFSQEELPERMLVLGGGAVGVEMAQAFQRLGSKVTVIEYADQLLGLEDPDIASIVRTRLEAEGVRILTGTKALKAATAGSSVLLRVAPTAGEGAPWTIEGDVLLVAAGRKPNVEGLDLSAAGVAYSSRGVPADRRMRTNVPHIYSCGDVNGVFPFTHVAGYEAGIALSNAVLRLPRKADYTKVPWCTYTDPEVASIGMNEKRAVAAAVEYRTLEVPFRDADRALAEGETDGKIKVLVTPSGRILGCQIAGHHAGEMIHEWVIAINGGVKLSTVAGAVHAYPTLAEISKKAAGSYYSGKLFGDGMKTLLRFLFDLKGRAGAPEEEAG is encoded by the coding sequence ATGGCGGCGTACGAATACGACCTCGGGATTCTCGGAGGGGGCGCGGCGGGGCTCACGGCGGCGGCGGGTTCGGCGCAGTTCGGAGCGAAGACGGTTCTCATCGAAAAGGCGAAGAAGCTGGGGGGAGACTGCCTCCATTTCGGGTGCGTGCCTTCCAAGACGCTGATCCGGACGGCCGGTGTCTGGTCCCTCGCCCGCCGCGCAAAGGAGTTCGGGCTTCCGGAAATCGCGCTTCCGCCGATCTCCCTTGCCGCCGTCATGGCCCGGGTCCGTTCCGTGGTCGACACGATCCAGGAACACGACTCCCCCGAGCGGTTCCGCAGACTCGGCGCCGAGGTCCGGTTCGGCGAGCCGCGCTTCGTCGACGACCACACGGTCTCGGTCGGCGGGGATCGCCTGACCGCGCGGGCGTGGATCATCGCAACGGGGTCCGGCCCGGCCCTGCCTCCCGTCGAAGGGATCGACGCCGTCCCGTACTGGACGAACGAGACGGTGTTCTCCCAGGAGGAGTTGCCGGAGCGCATGCTGGTCCTCGGGGGCGGGGCGGTCGGCGTCGAGATGGCGCAGGCGTTCCAGCGGCTCGGCTCGAAGGTCACCGTCATCGAATACGCGGACCAGCTGCTGGGTCTCGAGGATCCGGACATCGCCTCGATCGTCCGGACCCGCTTGGAAGCCGAGGGGGTGAGGATCCTCACCGGCACGAAGGCCCTCAAGGCGGCCACGGCGGGTTCCTCCGTCCTGTTGCGGGTCGCCCCGACGGCCGGGGAGGGGGCGCCGTGGACGATCGAGGGGGACGTCCTCCTCGTGGCGGCCGGGCGGAAACCGAACGTGGAGGGGCTGGACCTTTCCGCGGCGGGGGTCGCGTACTCTTCCCGCGGAGTCCCGGCCGACCGGCGGATGCGGACGAACGTTCCCCACATCTACTCGTGCGGGGATGTGAACGGCGTCTTCCCGTTCACGCACGTGGCCGGGTACGAGGCGGGGATCGCCCTGTCGAACGCGGTGCTCCGCCTGCCGCGGAAGGCGGACTACACGAAGGTCCCGTGGTGCACCTACACCGACCCCGAAGTGGCGAGCATCGGCATGAACGAGAAGCGGGCGGTTGCGGCGGCGGTGGAATACCGGACCCTCGAAGTGCCGTTCCGCGACGCGGACCGCGCCCTCGCCGAAGGGGAGACCGACGGGAAGATCAAGGTGCTCGTCACGCCGTCGGGGCGGATTCTCGGATGCCAGATCGCCGGGCATCACGCCGGGGAGATGATCCACGAATGGGTCATCGCCATCAACGGGGGAGTGAAGCTCTCGACCGTGGCCGGGGCGGTCCACGCCTATCCGACCCTCGCCGAGATCTCGAAGAAGGCCGCCGGATCGTACTACTCCGGGAAGCTGTTCGGCGACGGCATGAAGACGCTCCTGCGGTTCCTCTTCGACCTGAAAGGGAGGGCGGGCGCGCCAGAAGAAGAGGCCGGATGA
- a CDS encoding TVP38/TMEM64 family protein — protein sequence MSAMKVGILVAFVAVVAAFHFLGLGKYLTLESLKANQAILAELRLAHAVPFAAAFVLLYILQTAFSLPGAAILSLAAGAVFGVLQGTVFVVTGATIGAVLAFLVSRTLLRDWVVKKFGGRMEGIDRGLRKDGLSYLLFLRLVPAFPFFLVNLACGVTGLPLRTYALGTLFGILPGSLVFVNAGASLAAVERVGQVAGPRVLGSFALLGLFALLPTIINAVKKRR from the coding sequence ATGAGCGCGATGAAGGTCGGAATCCTGGTCGCCTTCGTCGCGGTCGTGGCGGCGTTCCACTTCCTCGGCCTGGGGAAGTACCTGACGCTGGAGAGTCTCAAGGCCAACCAGGCGATCCTTGCGGAATTGCGCCTGGCGCATGCCGTTCCGTTCGCCGCCGCCTTCGTCCTGCTCTACATCCTCCAGACCGCGTTCTCCCTTCCGGGGGCGGCGATCCTTTCCCTTGCCGCGGGCGCGGTCTTCGGGGTCCTGCAAGGCACGGTGTTCGTCGTGACGGGAGCCACCATCGGGGCCGTCCTGGCGTTCCTGGTCTCCCGGACGCTGTTGCGGGACTGGGTGGTGAAGAAGTTCGGCGGGCGGATGGAGGGGATCGACCGGGGGTTGCGGAAGGACGGCCTCTCCTACCTCCTCTTCCTGCGGTTGGTCCCGGCGTTCCCCTTCTTCCTGGTCAACCTCGCGTGCGGCGTCACGGGGTTGCCGCTTCGGACCTATGCCCTGGGAACGCTGTTCGGGATCCTCCCGGGGAGCCTGGTCTTCGTAAACGCCGGGGCGAGCCTGGCGGCCGTAGAGCGCGTCGGCCAGGTCGCCGGCCCGCGCGTGCTGGGGTCGTTCGCCCTGTTGGGGCTGTTCGCCCTCCTGCCGACGATCATCAACGCCGTGAAGAAGCGCCGGTAA
- a CDS encoding chemotaxis response regulator protein-glutamate methylesterase: MPGKVKVLIVDDSAVVRQTLTRILSQDPEIEVIATAADPYIAAERIRDEVPDVITLDVEMPRMDGITFLQKLMSQHPIPVVICSSLAGKGSETALKALEYGAVEIIEKPRVGTRQFLEESTIRVTHAVKAAAMARLKTVRTHAPMTVTTKLTADAVLGKPHGKSMVKTTEKVAVVGASTGGTEALRVLLEGMPPDAPGIVIVQHMPENFTAAFAKRLDGLCRITVKEAADDDTVIRGRALIARGNRHLLLKRSGARYYVEVKDGPLVCRHRPSVDVLFRSAARYAGKNAVGVIMTGMGDDGARGMQEMREAGASTIAQDEETCVVFGMPNEAIKRGSAEQVLPLGKISGEIVRLCGT, from the coding sequence ATGCCCGGTAAGGTCAAGGTGCTCATCGTCGACGATTCCGCCGTCGTCCGCCAGACGCTGACCCGGATCCTGTCCCAGGATCCCGAAATCGAGGTGATCGCGACGGCCGCGGACCCGTATATCGCCGCCGAACGGATCCGTGACGAAGTTCCGGACGTCATCACTCTCGACGTGGAAATGCCTCGCATGGACGGGATCACGTTCCTGCAGAAGCTGATGAGTCAGCATCCGATCCCCGTGGTCATCTGCTCGAGCCTGGCCGGGAAAGGAAGCGAGACGGCGCTCAAGGCCCTCGAATACGGCGCCGTCGAGATCATCGAGAAACCCCGGGTAGGAACCCGGCAGTTCCTCGAGGAGTCGACCATCCGGGTCACGCACGCCGTGAAGGCCGCCGCGATGGCGCGGCTCAAAACCGTGCGCACGCACGCCCCCATGACGGTGACCACGAAACTGACCGCCGACGCCGTCCTCGGGAAACCGCACGGAAAGTCGATGGTCAAGACTACCGAGAAGGTGGCGGTGGTGGGGGCATCCACCGGCGGTACGGAGGCCCTCCGGGTACTCCTCGAGGGGATGCCCCCCGACGCCCCGGGGATCGTCATCGTCCAGCACATGCCCGAGAATTTCACCGCGGCGTTCGCGAAACGCCTGGATGGCCTTTGCCGCATCACGGTAAAAGAGGCGGCCGACGACGACACGGTGATCCGCGGACGCGCCCTGATCGCCCGGGGGAACCGGCATCTTCTGCTCAAACGGAGCGGCGCGAGGTATTACGTCGAGGTGAAGGACGGGCCGCTCGTCTGCAGGCACCGCCCGTCGGTCGACGTGTTGTTCCGGTCGGCCGCGCGATACGCCGGAAAAAACGCGGTGGGGGTCATCATGACCGGGATGGGCGACGACGGGGCCCGTGGGATGCAGGAGATGAGGGAGGCGGGCGCCTCCACGATCGCGCAGGACGAGGAGACGTGCGTGGTCTTCGGGATGCCCAACGAGGCGATCAAGCGCGGATCCGCCGAACAAGTTCTCCCGCTCGGGAAAATCTCCGGCGAAATCGTAAGGCTCTGCGGAACATGA
- a CDS encoding CheR family methyltransferase — protein MVSASVMSDRDFKRLGAFIYDHCGIKISPAKKPMLEARLQRRLRGLSLKSFGEYCDYLFGPRGMEEELVRMIDLVTTNKTDFFREPSHFDYLRENCLSELVDAGRAGFRKKLTVWSAGCSTGEEPYTLAMVLSEFAETHPGFQYTVIATDISTRVLATAALGVYETDRIGPVPLAMKKKYLLKSRDKSNGLVRITPELRAHVKFRRLNFMDGDFGLREPVDIIFCRNVIIYFDKPTQENLLHRFHRHLAPGGYIFLGHSETLFGMDVPLVQAAPTIYRKPRGGGHMGADKGGGTFGPATGNPRTAEVAETTPTGETLAQVYLRPGERHFAENPTLVTTVLGSCVSVTMHSRRLAAGAICHALLPEGNGEKDTVGFRYVDSSIRRMVGWFDRLGVRRRDIEVKLFGGADLLKAAATCAGNATVGHSNIEMAIKTIESEKLRLLASDVGGNAGRKLYFYSHTGEVLVRRIPDGSAHAR, from the coding sequence ATGGTTTCGGCGTCCGTCATGTCCGACAGGGACTTCAAGCGACTGGGCGCATTCATCTACGACCATTGCGGCATCAAGATATCTCCCGCCAAGAAGCCGATGCTCGAGGCGCGCCTGCAACGCCGGCTGCGCGGCCTGTCCCTGAAATCGTTCGGCGAATATTGCGACTACCTGTTCGGTCCCCGGGGCATGGAAGAGGAACTGGTCCGGATGATCGACCTGGTGACGACCAATAAAACCGATTTTTTCCGGGAGCCGTCGCACTTCGATTATCTCCGGGAGAACTGCCTTTCCGAGCTGGTCGATGCGGGGAGAGCGGGTTTCCGGAAGAAGCTGACGGTGTGGAGCGCCGGCTGTTCCACCGGCGAGGAGCCGTACACGCTCGCGATGGTCTTGAGCGAATTCGCGGAAACGCACCCGGGGTTTCAGTACACGGTGATCGCCACCGACATCTCGACTCGTGTGCTCGCGACGGCCGCGCTCGGCGTTTATGAAACGGACAGGATCGGGCCGGTCCCCCTCGCCATGAAAAAAAAATATCTTCTGAAGAGCCGGGACAAGTCCAACGGGCTCGTGCGGATCACGCCCGAGCTCCGGGCCCACGTGAAGTTCCGCCGGCTCAACTTCATGGACGGCGACTTCGGGCTGCGCGAGCCCGTGGACATCATCTTCTGCCGGAACGTGATCATCTACTTCGACAAGCCGACGCAGGAGAACCTGTTGCACCGGTTCCACCGCCACCTCGCCCCCGGGGGCTACATTTTCCTCGGGCACTCCGAAACCCTTTTCGGCATGGACGTCCCGCTGGTCCAGGCGGCGCCGACCATTTATCGGAAGCCCCGGGGAGGCGGACACATGGGGGCGGACAAGGGGGGCGGCACGTTCGGACCCGCCACGGGAAATCCACGGACGGCCGAGGTCGCGGAAACGACCCCGACGGGCGAAACATTGGCGCAGGTCTACCTCCGCCCGGGAGAACGGCATTTCGCCGAGAACCCGACCCTCGTAACGACCGTGCTCGGGTCGTGCGTGTCCGTCACGATGCATAGCCGCCGCCTCGCCGCCGGCGCCATCTGTCACGCGCTCCTGCCGGAAGGAAACGGCGAAAAGGACACCGTGGGGTTCCGCTACGTGGACAGCTCCATACGGAGGATGGTCGGATGGTTCGACCGGCTCGGCGTCCGGCGGCGCGATATCGAGGTGAAACTCTTCGGCGGGGCCGACCTCCTCAAGGCGGCGGCGACCTGCGCGGGAAACGCCACGGTGGGACACTCGAATATCGAAATGGCCATCAAAACCATCGAGTCCGAAAAATTGCGGCTCCTGGCCTCGGATGTGGGAGGAAACGCGGGACGAAAGCTGTACTTTTACTCCCATACGGGCGAGGTCCTCGTGCGGCGCATTCCTGATGGATCCGCACATGCCCGGTAA
- a CDS encoding chemotaxis protein CheW, which produces MGVTGITEVRQYLTFKLGDEVFGLDVGKVREILDFTTITKVPRTPEFMRGVINLRGSVVSVMDMRVKFGMSATEKTVHTCVIVAEVSLEGETMVLGALVDSVQEVFELEPDQIEPAPRIGTRLRTEFILGMGKRDGNFIMLLDMDKVFSCDELLLVQEGGEVQAAAG; this is translated from the coding sequence ATGGGCGTGACCGGGATAACCGAGGTGCGGCAGTACCTGACGTTCAAGCTGGGGGACGAGGTGTTCGGCCTGGATGTCGGGAAGGTGCGGGAGATATTGGACTTCACTACGATCACGAAAGTTCCGCGGACGCCGGAGTTCATGCGGGGGGTGATCAATCTCCGGGGGAGCGTCGTTTCGGTGATGGACATGCGGGTGAAGTTCGGGATGTCCGCTACGGAAAAGACGGTGCACACGTGCGTCATCGTGGCGGAGGTGAGCCTGGAAGGGGAGACGATGGTACTTGGCGCCTTGGTGGACAGCGTCCAGGAGGTGTTCGAGCTGGAGCCGGACCAGATCGAGCCCGCGCCGCGGATCGGAACGCGCCTGAGGACGGAGTTCATCCTCGGGATGGGCAAGCGCGACGGCAATTTCATCATGCTCCTGGACATGGACAAGGTGTTTTCCTGCGATGAGCTGCTGCTGGTCCAGGAGGGCGGGGAAGTCCAGGCGGCCGCGGGCTGA
- a CDS encoding methyl-accepting chemotaxis protein codes for MKFSNLKIGTRLGLSFGMLLLLLVAVGGVGYWGVDSISSTTIHMLRGDANVAEHSARTRADVLLLRRYEKDIFLNIIDAKKVDEYYKKWVEAKDHIDQRIADLEKYTDSKEDKERVKAIKDNLALYAAGFNKVYAQVREGRIKTPAAGNAAIGEFKDATHKVETGSQELAKTGIERMAGAEPLVAAKSRHTAIVLGIMSLLAILLGAGASILITRSIRKPITEALEVSNRLAAGDLAVSIEATSGDEMGQLLTAMKRMVEKLKEVVADVKAAAENVASGSQQLSSSSEEMSQGATEQAAAAEEASSSMEEMASNIKQNADNAQQTEKIAVRSAEDAKEGGKAVSETVHAMKEIASKISIIEEIARQTNLLALNAAIEAARAGEHGKGFAVVASEVRKLAERSQVAAGEISHLSASSVQVAERAGEMLTKIVPDVQKTAELVQEITAASKEQETGADQINKAIQQLDQVIQQNASASEEMASTAEELSGQSEQLQQTIAFFRTGEVSMAGVRKNLSGGAKAAPGIVRKPTAAHVAGKAAAKPSGGFVPSGKGNGGRPPTGVSLDLSEGPDKLDPEFEKF; via the coding sequence ATGAAATTCTCGAATCTGAAGATCGGGACACGGTTGGGTCTCTCCTTCGGCATGCTCCTGTTGCTGCTGGTCGCCGTGGGCGGGGTCGGGTACTGGGGGGTCGATTCGATCTCCTCGACGACGATCCACATGCTCCGGGGAGACGCGAACGTCGCGGAGCACTCCGCCCGGACCCGGGCGGACGTCCTGTTGCTGAGGCGATACGAGAAGGACATCTTCCTCAACATCATTGACGCGAAAAAGGTCGACGAGTACTACAAGAAATGGGTCGAGGCGAAGGACCACATCGACCAACGCATCGCCGACCTCGAAAAGTACACGGATTCGAAGGAGGACAAGGAGAGGGTCAAGGCCATCAAGGACAACCTCGCCCTGTACGCGGCCGGGTTCAACAAGGTGTACGCCCAGGTCCGGGAGGGAAGGATCAAGACCCCCGCCGCGGGCAACGCGGCGATCGGCGAGTTCAAGGACGCGACCCATAAGGTGGAAACCGGTTCCCAGGAGCTCGCCAAGACGGGGATCGAACGGATGGCCGGCGCCGAGCCTTTGGTGGCCGCGAAGTCCCGGCATACGGCGATCGTTCTCGGGATCATGAGCCTCCTGGCCATTCTCCTCGGCGCCGGGGCCAGCATCCTGATCACCCGCAGCATCCGGAAGCCGATCACCGAAGCCCTCGAGGTCTCGAACCGCCTGGCGGCCGGCGACCTGGCGGTATCGATCGAGGCGACATCCGGGGACGAGATGGGCCAGCTTCTGACGGCGATGAAACGGATGGTGGAGAAGCTCAAGGAAGTGGTCGCGGACGTGAAGGCGGCGGCGGAAAACGTGGCGTCCGGGAGCCAACAGCTTTCCTCGTCGTCGGAGGAGATGTCCCAGGGGGCGACCGAGCAGGCGGCGGCGGCGGAAGAGGCGTCCTCCTCGATGGAGGAGATGGCGTCCAACATCAAGCAGAACGCGGACAACGCGCAGCAGACGGAGAAGATCGCGGTCAGGAGCGCGGAGGACGCGAAGGAGGGGGGCAAGGCCGTCTCCGAGACGGTACACGCGATGAAGGAGATCGCCAGCAAGATCTCGATCATCGAGGAGATCGCCCGGCAGACGAACCTGCTGGCCTTGAACGCGGCGATCGAGGCGGCGCGGGCCGGTGAGCACGGAAAGGGATTCGCGGTGGTGGCCTCGGAGGTCCGAAAGCTGGCGGAGCGGAGCCAGGTGGCGGCCGGCGAGATCAGCCATCTGTCGGCCTCGAGCGTGCAGGTCGCGGAGCGTGCCGGGGAGATGCTGACGAAGATCGTCCCCGACGTCCAGAAGACGGCGGAGCTGGTCCAGGAGATCACGGCGGCCTCCAAGGAGCAGGAGACGGGCGCGGACCAGATCAACAAGGCGATCCAGCAGCTGGACCAGGTGATCCAGCAGAACGCGTCGGCCTCGGAGGAGATGGCCTCGACCGCGGAGGAGTTGTCGGGCCAGTCGGAGCAGCTGCAGCAGACGATCGCGTTCTTCAGGACGGGCGAGGTGAGCATGGCCGGGGTCCGGAAGAACCTGTCCGGCGGGGCCAAGGCGGCGCCCGGGATCGTACGCAAGCCCACGGCAGCGCATGTCGCCGGGAAGGCCGCGGCGAAACCGTCGGGAGGCTTCGTGCCCTCGGGCAAGGGGAACGGAGGGAGGCCGCCGACCGGCGTGTCCCTGGACCTGTCGGAGGGACCGGACAAGCTGGATCCGGAGTTCGAGAAGTTTTAA